The Gloeocapsopsis sp. IPPAS B-1203 region GCGACAAGTCGCTCAGATTCAGCTTGGAGTCCACGCCTAGGAGTGGTGTATCAACCGCTTGAAAATCTATCGCTCTACGCCAGCTATTCTCAGTCATTTGTCCCCTCATTTGCCAGAGGAATCGATGGAGATTTTCTGGAACCTGAAACATCAGAAGGATTTGAAATCGGAGTTAAAGTTGACCTTCTCGATGGATTACTGGCAACTCTAGCTTATTTCGATATTACAAAACGCAATGTGGCGACGGTAGCTGACCCACTGACAGGGGCATCAGTCGCGACAGGAGCGCAGCGCAGTCAGGGCATTGAACTAGACGTATTGGGTGAGATTTTACCAGGTTGGAATATCATCGGTTTCTACGCCTACACCGATGCCAGAGTGACAGAAGATAATGTGATTCCGATTGGCAATCGCCTTCCTAATGCACCACGCCATAGCGCCGGACTTTGGACAACTTATGAAATTCAGCACGGCAATTTGCAGGGCTTAGGTTTTGGGTTGGGAGTGAACTATGTCAGCAACCGCTTTGGCAATTTGGACAATGACTTTGAAATTGGTGACTACTTCCTCACCAATGCGGCTTTGTTTTATCGGCGCGACAACTGGCGGGTGGCGCTTAATGTTAACAATCTATTTGATGTTGGATATATCACTAGCACGAATACCTTTAACCGTAATAGTGGCATTCGACCAGGAGAGCCTTTATCTATAATCGGCTCAATTTCAATCAGCTTTTAAGGGTGTAAATCAAAAAATACTAAAAGCCACATTTATGGTTAAACTTGGCAGCATTCAATTGCTGGTTACGTTCCTAACTGTTGCGATCGGGTCTTGTGGCGTGACAAATCATGCGATTCGCAACACTCCTTTGTCAACGACAAGCGCAGACTGCCGCACGATTGAGCATCAAATGGGTAAAGCCGAAGTCTGCGGACAACCGAAAAACATTGTGGTACTAGGTCCCAATCTTTTAGAGTTGGTACTTGCTTTAGGAATACAGCCTGCCGGATTTGCCGACCATATGGCATTTCACCAAGGAGACTATGACAATCCTCAGCAGCAGATTCCTTATATTGGCGATCGCATCACCAGTCAGCCTATTAATGTCGGGCTTACTTATACGCCATCACTTGAAGCAATCGTCAGAGTTCAGCCTGACTTAATTTTAGGAACGACACGAATGAATAAAAGCCAGTACGAGCAGTTGTCTCAAGTCGCACCAACACTGTTATTCGAGTGGTTTGATACAGAAACTAACTTACGCGCGATCGCTCAAGCTGTGAACCAACCTCAACGCGCAGAACAATTGCTAGCAGAATCTCAACAACTTATTGAAACGGCTCGCAAAGCCTTAGCGCCAGTCGTCTCAACGCATCCACGAGTATTGATGATGACATCTGGAGATGGTCAAGAATTGAATTTACTCGTTGCTGAGAATAACTTTTGCGGTTCTCTGGTTAGCGAGTTAGGCTTTCAACTCGTCTACCCACCTGAAATTGATAAAAATACGCTCAGGTCTTCTACACTTCCTATTTCTGTGGAGACATTACCCCGATTCAACAATGCCGATTTAGTGATTCTTCTAGGATACAACTGGGATACTCGTCAGTTTACAGATATGAAGGCATTTGACGATCATCAGTTAAATAATCTGAAGCAAGGTTGGAAAAAAAATGCGATCGCCCAATCGCTAGATGCTAGCCAAGTCGGACGGGTTTACTTTATTCCTGCTTATATGTGTCTAGGTTTACCAGGTCCAATCGGCACAAAACTGTATATAGAAGAACTACAAAAGTTGCTGTTATCAAACTAACTACTTATAAATTGGCATTTAACACTTGGTCAACACTCAGACCTAATTGCGAAAATACCCCAGACTGAAGCCTCTCATTTCCTTTAAAAATGACTTCCTCATACAGTCCATCAACAAGCGTTAACACTATGATTTGAGCCTGTTGTGGATCGACAATCCAATATTCGGCAATTCCTCTAGCGGCGTACTCAGACCTTTTGTAGCGATAATCTCTATCTTGGTTGATTTTTCCAGGGGAAACTACTTCAACTACCAACAGTGGCGGTGGCATATCTAGCGTAATCGTCGAGCGCGTCGTCTGCTGCATTGCCTCAACAAGCTCATCGGTGAGAACCATCAAATCAGGAATACGAGTCGTCGCACGCACGCCGCTAATCACAATCTCGGCTTTATTGCTGAGTTTGGCAATTGGAACAAATTGAAGAAATCGAACCAGCAAAAAAAGTGCAATCTGCACATTTAGGGGACTTTCCGGCGGCATCTCAACTAATTCTCCAGCCACTAATTCGTATTGAGTGTCCCCGCCATTGTCGTAGTTTAGATATTCCTCAAGCGTCAGGCGTTGGGTTGTGAACATAGCGATCGCACCTGCTGCGAGCAATATCTCAAATTTAACTTCAGTGTAACCCGAAATACACTTGTTGATGCTCTAAATCCTATCCCTATGCGTACTTTCATCATCCTCTGGCTAGGACAGCTTGCCTCCTCTATCGGCAGCAGCATGACATACTTTGCCCTCACTTTGTGGATCTGGCAGCAAACCCAGTCAGCTACCGCGATCGCCCTCATTTTAGTGTTCTATCAACTCCCTCAAGTTGCGATCTCAGTCTTATCCGGTATTTTGGTTGATCGCGTCTCGCGCAAATCTCTTTTGATTGTCAGCGATACTGCCTCCGCCTGCTGTACCTTCTCAGTAGGGATTTTGGCAGCAACTCAGGTTCTACAAACCTGGCATATTTACTTCATTGCCGCAATTATCGGTTGTTTTGGTAACATTCAAGCCCTCACCTATTCGACAATGATTCCGCTGTTGGTGTCGAAACAACATTACACTCGTGCCAGTAGTATGGGCGCAATGGTGGGCTATGCTGCGGGAATTCTCTCGCCCGCATTTGCCGGAGTGTTGTATCCCAAGATAGGACTTTTAGGCATTACAGCGATCGATATGGGGACATTTGCGATCGCCGTTTTCACGTTACTCATCGTACCAATTCCGCAAACACTGCGTGTCGAAATCGATAAGTCGCCAGAAGTCAAAACGGGAAAAAGAATTTGGCAAGAAGCAACGTTTGGATTGCGCTACATTGCTTCGCAGCGCAGTTTATTCTCAATGGCGATCGCGATGTCATCGTTTGCGTTTCTTAATCAAATCAGCGAAACGCTTTATCAGCCAATGATTCTGGCAAGAACGGATGGTAATTCACAAATACTAGGAACAGTCGTAGCAGCATCCGGTGTTGGAGGAGTTGTTGGGGGAATCTTGCTCAGTATTTGGGGTGGTTTTCACCGTCGCATCTTTGGTATGCTTTTCGGATTTATTGGTGCTGGCTTGAGTAACCTGGGATTAGGGATCGGGCTTCCTGTGATTTGGGCGATCGCTCGGTTCGCGGCATCACTTCACAGCCCACTCATTTTTAGCTCTTATATGGCAGTTTGGTATGCCAAAGTTGCCCCTGACTTGCAAGGACGGGTGTTCGCTGCTGATTATTTAATTGGATTAGTGATTGAATCAACAGCTAGTTTGACTGCGGGACTTTTAGCTGACCAAGTTTTTGAACCTGCGATGCGATCCGGCGGATGGGTTTTCTCACTTTTGACTCCCCTAGTTGGTGCTGGGGCTGGTAGCGGAATTGCATTGCTGTACATACTTAATTCTTGCTGCATGGTATTGGTAGGAATCGCGAGTTTTAAAGTACGACGACTACGAGACGCAGAAGCTTTGATGCCAGATTATGAGGCAACTTAGCGGCAACAGTTGTCAAGCTAAAGAAATTTAACGGCTGCCGTATCAAGAATTATTTCCCTAATTGCCCACGCCGCGAACTGAAGTGATATAATTAGCAACCAAAGCTAGGGGTGTCTGGATGTCCAGGCTGAGATCAAACCCTGAGAACCTGAGACCGGCTCATACCGGCGGAGGGAAGCTGTTACTAGAGGAACTGAAATAATGCGTACAGAATGGATCGCGAAGCGTCGCGGACAAAGTAACGTGACACAGCTGCATTACGCGCGTCAAGGCACAATTACCGAAGAGATGCACTATGTTGCTCAACGAGAAAATCTGCCAGCATCACTCATCCGCGAAGAAGTTGCACGGGGACGGATGATTATCCCCGCCAATATTAACCACACGAACTTAGAGCCAATGTGCATCGGCATTGCCTCAAAGTGTAAGGTGAACGCAAATATTGGTGCGAGTCCCAATTCATCGGATCTTGATGAAGAAGTTGCCAAACTCAACCTAGCGGTGAAATACGGCGCAGATACCGTCATGGATTTATCCACTGGTGGCGGGAACTTGGATGAAATTCGCAGCGCGATTATCAAAGCTTCCCCCGTACCAATTGGCACAGTGCCGGTTTATCAAGCACTAGAATCTGTTCATGGCACAATTGAAAAACTCACTCCTGATGACTTTCTTCATGTGATTGAAAAACATGCACAGCAAGGAGTAGACTACCAAACAATTCATGCCGGAATACTCATCGAGCATTTGCCTTTGGTGCGCGATCGCCTAACCGGAATTGTTTCACGCGGTGGTGGAATTCTTGCACGTTGGATGCTGCATCACCACAAACAAAACCCACTGTATACGCACTTTCGTGACATTATTGAAATCTTCAAAAAATACGACGTTTCCTTCAGCTTAGGCGATTCACTTCGCCCTGGATGTACGCACGATGCATCTGATGCGGCACAACTCGCCGAACTCAAAACCTTGGGACAACTGACGCGCAAAGCGTGGGAACAAGACGTTCAGGTTATGGTAGAAGGTCCAGGTCACGTACCGATGGATCAAATTGAATTTAATGTCAAAAAACAAATGGAAGAGTGTTCCGAAGCACCCTTCTACGTTCTAGGACCATTAGTAACAGATATTGCTCCTGGTTATGACCATATTACATCAGCGATCGGCGCAGCAATGGCAGGATGGTATGGTACTGCAATGTTGTGCTATGTGACGCCTAAAGAGCATTTAGGACTGCCTAATGCTGAAGACGTGCGGAATGGATTAATTGCCTATAAAATCGCGGCTCACGCCGCTGATATTGCACGTCACCGTCCTGGTGCTAGAGATCGCGACGACGAACTGTCCCGCGCTCGTTATAACTTTGATTGGAACCGACAGTTTGAGTTATCGCTCGATCCAGAACGCGCCAGAGAATACCACGACGAAACTTTACCTGCAGATATTTACAAAACTGCAGAATTCTGCTCGATGTGTGGTCCCAAGTTCTGTCCCATGCAAACAAAAGTTGATGCAGATGCATTAACAGAGTTAGAAAAGTTCTTGGCAAAAGAAACTGTATCTAGAAACGCTTAAACTAAAGACTGGGACTAGGAATGGGAACTAGTTCCCAGTTGTCGGAAATGTTTCTGCAGATCTTCAATTGTAAACACCGATTGAAATTGCAAACCAGCTGATGCATATAATTCAGCACCTCCTTGCAAGCGATCAACTAAGGAAATAACATAATGAACGTTGTAGCCCGCCGCTTTAAGCCTTTCTACGGCTTTTAATGCCGATCCTCCTGTTGTCACTACATCTTCCAACACCACCACACTCGCATTTTCTGGCAAATTGGGACCTTCAATATATGCTCTTGTGCCATGTCCCTTCGCTTCTTTGCGGACAATCAACGCTGGTATGGGGCGATTTTCATAAGCAGAAACAACACTGACTGCTGTAACAATCGGATCAGCACCTAAAGTTAAACCTGCTACAGCCTGAGTATTAGTTGGTAGTAGAGAAAGAATGATCCGCCCAATGGCTAATGCTCCTTGGGGATGTAACGTAACTTCCTTACCATTAATGTAGTAAGAACTGTATTGCCCAGAAGAAAGCACAAAATCTCCTTCGCGATAAGCTAGCCGACAAAACAAATCTAGTAGTTGCTGGCGAAGAATAGACAAACTAGTAGTAGTTGCCCAATTATCAGATGCTGGCTGCGACGCGGTTTGATCAATCATCAGTGTGTCAACGGTGGTAGCTAAGCAAAAGTTAAGCTAAAAAGAGTTTAAATTCCAGCATAAATGAAGATTGCGTTAGAAAGTGAGGTTGATTCATGCGTTTCTCATACAAATACTTGTTGAGTAGTTTAATAATTCTTGCTGTTCCTACTGCGGCGATCGCCCAAACACCTCCAATTGTAGAGTCAACAAGTAGCGAAACAGTACCAGAGGCATATTACAGAGCCTTCTTTACAAATGCGCCTGACTTCTATCGCGATCGCTCTTTACTGCGGCAACTTAACACATTTTTTGGAATTGGTTCTTTGACTCGCAACAGTTTTCCTGAAAACGAATACGCTCGTGATGCTCGGCTAATTAACATTTTGTACCAAGATATACTTCAACAACAGGCAGGTAGCACAACTATTCGTACCCCTGATTTACAAAATCCTTACGACTCGTCACTTTTTTCACAGCCGCCCGCAGTCACTACTCAAGATGAAAATAATACGCCCACTACACCCGATCCAGATGATGCAGAAAACTCGGATCAGAACGACATTGATGTTCCATCTGATGCGGAACCAACTGAAGACAGCCCTATAGAAAATGATTTTGAAAGCGAAACGGAGACTCCTGGAATTGTTCCCTTCGAGTAGAAGTTTTTAAAAATATTAAAATCGGCAGTGCAGGAGTTGAACCTGCCTAAGGCGAATTATGAGTTCGCTGCCTCAACCGCTCGGCCAACTGCCGTAATTTTTTTGCACAATTAACTACTTAAATAGCTTATTGTAGCTGACATATTAGCATATCATCTTTATACTATTATTGCTCATGCAATGCAGTTTAGTTATTGCTCAATGCTATCGTTCTAACAATAAGATAATTAAATAGACACAGCAAACAACATGTTGAGCAGCAACTTGTATATTAAATAACCCATGAAAATAAATTCTACTGTAGCGCTTAGTTTGCTCTTATTAGTCCTCATGGCAATAGCAGGTTACGTCAGTGCAGTATGGGGGTTTACCATCGGTAGCGAAGCACTTGAAAGCGTGACACAACCCGATACTCGTCCCACAAGTAAAGCTAAAGCTCCTTCAGGAGGCTCGCAACAACGGGCAGTAGTAATGTTGAAAGAGCAAGATATTCTCACCAACGTTCGGGCAAGAATAGAAGGAAAAGGCAAAAATGCCAAGCCTGAACCACAGCAACAAAAAAATGATACTCAGTCTAGTGCCAAACCAAAAGCACAGTTAGTAGTAGCCGCAAATCAACCTGGATTTCCTTTAGTCAATCGCGATCGCGGTGTCATGCTAGAGGTGATCTCAGCGCAATATTCTGGGGGAACTTTACAGCTAAGATTGAATCTTAAAAATGAAAGCGATCGCACAGTGCGCTTTTTGTATAGTTTTATGGATATCACTGATAACCACGGACGCCCATTAATTGCAAATGCTGAAGGTTTACCGGAGAAGTTACCGCCAGATGGTAAACCAATTTCTGGCATTCTCAGTATCCCCTCAACTGCTCTAGATGATGTTGAAAAACTGTCTCTACGATTGACAGATTATCCGGAGCAGCAACTTAAACTGCAAGTGTCCGAAATTCCTGTCAAAATTTAGGTAGTGTAGTATCTTAATTCGAGCAAGGTAGACCGCGATGCCAAAAGGCATCATCTGGAAT contains the following coding sequences:
- the thiC gene encoding phosphomethylpyrimidine synthase, with amino-acid sequence MRTEWIAKRRGQSNVTQLHYARQGTITEEMHYVAQRENLPASLIREEVARGRMIIPANINHTNLEPMCIGIASKCKVNANIGASPNSSDLDEEVAKLNLAVKYGADTVMDLSTGGGNLDEIRSAIIKASPVPIGTVPVYQALESVHGTIEKLTPDDFLHVIEKHAQQGVDYQTIHAGILIEHLPLVRDRLTGIVSRGGGILARWMLHHHKQNPLYTHFRDIIEIFKKYDVSFSLGDSLRPGCTHDASDAAQLAELKTLGQLTRKAWEQDVQVMVEGPGHVPMDQIEFNVKKQMEECSEAPFYVLGPLVTDIAPGYDHITSAIGAAMAGWYGTAMLCYVTPKEHLGLPNAEDVRNGLIAYKIAAHAADIARHRPGARDRDDELSRARYNFDWNRQFELSLDPERAREYHDETLPADIYKTAEFCSMCGPKFCPMQTKVDADALTELEKFLAKETVSRNA
- a CDS encoding iron-siderophore ABC transporter substrate-binding protein gives rise to the protein MVKLGSIQLLVTFLTVAIGSCGVTNHAIRNTPLSTTSADCRTIEHQMGKAEVCGQPKNIVVLGPNLLELVLALGIQPAGFADHMAFHQGDYDNPQQQIPYIGDRITSQPINVGLTYTPSLEAIVRVQPDLILGTTRMNKSQYEQLSQVAPTLLFEWFDTETNLRAIAQAVNQPQRAEQLLAESQQLIETARKALAPVVSTHPRVLMMTSGDGQELNLLVAENNFCGSLVSELGFQLVYPPEIDKNTLRSSTLPISVETLPRFNNADLVILLGYNWDTRQFTDMKAFDDHQLNNLKQGWKKNAIAQSLDASQVGRVYFIPAYMCLGLPGPIGTKLYIEELQKLLLSN
- a CDS encoding MFS transporter; this encodes MGCEHSDRTCCEQYLKFNFSVTRNTLVDALNPIPMRTFIILWLGQLASSIGSSMTYFALTLWIWQQTQSATAIALILVFYQLPQVAISVLSGILVDRVSRKSLLIVSDTASACCTFSVGILAATQVLQTWHIYFIAAIIGCFGNIQALTYSTMIPLLVSKQHYTRASSMGAMVGYAAGILSPAFAGVLYPKIGLLGITAIDMGTFAIAVFTLLIVPIPQTLRVEIDKSPEVKTGKRIWQEATFGLRYIASQRSLFSMAIAMSSFAFLNQISETLYQPMILARTDGNSQILGTVVAASGVGGVVGGILLSIWGGFHRRIFGMLFGFIGAGLSNLGLGIGLPVIWAIARFAASLHSPLIFSSYMAVWYAKVAPDLQGRVFAADYLIGLVIESTASLTAGLLADQVFEPAMRSGGWVFSLLTPLVGAGAGSGIALLYILNSCCMVLVGIASFKVRRLRDAEALMPDYEAT
- the pyrE gene encoding orotate phosphoribosyltransferase, which codes for MIDQTASQPASDNWATTTSLSILRQQLLDLFCRLAYREGDFVLSSGQYSSYYINGKEVTLHPQGALAIGRIILSLLPTNTQAVAGLTLGADPIVTAVSVVSAYENRPIPALIVRKEAKGHGTRAYIEGPNLPENASVVVLEDVVTTGGSALKAVERLKAAGYNVHYVISLVDRLQGGAELYASAGLQFQSVFTIEDLQKHFRQLGTSSHS
- a CDS encoding Uma2 family endonuclease, with product MFTTQRLTLEEYLNYDNGGDTQYELVAGELVEMPPESPLNVQIALFLLVRFLQFVPIAKLSNKAEIVISGVRATTRIPDLMVLTDELVEAMQQTTRSTITLDMPPPLLVVEVVSPGKINQDRDYRYKRSEYAARGIAEYWIVDPQQAQIIVLTLVDGLYEEVIFKGNERLQSGVFSQLGLSVDQVLNANL